In Terriglobia bacterium, a genomic segment contains:
- a CDS encoding peptidyl-prolyl cis-trans isomerase codes for MAGILDNRKTLVRIFIGIVIGLLAVSMLLYLVPQGPATGDAAPDAVARIGDQTVTVADVREQFAQISSRGQIPKQLEGLYAQQIMNQLVFQKELEFEGRRLGIRVSDEERADRIRQFLPTAFSGGTFVGMDRYSAEVQSRFGMSVPQFEELVRQGLLEEKFRRLVTDGISVSPAEVQEEFRYRNQKITLAYAYIKPEDLEAKQAPDDAAIQAEFEKNKAQYQVPERRVVRYALADLNQLRQSIQVSDDELKALYQSRIQLYQVPNRVHVQHILFRTTGKTDAEVAEIRKKAEDVLKLAKKGAKFEDLAKKYSEDTTKDKGGDLGWIEQGQTVAEFEKAAFSLPKGGISDLVRTQFGFHIIKAVDKETAHTKSFDEVKESLRAPLILEKADQRAADQAEQIAAVVRKSNRGSLDDLASQFHLTVAETRPVAATDVLLELGNSPEIKDAIFRLRQGELAPPIRIDRGYVVLTVQEILPAHAGTLPEVRDRVLADLKRSMAATAARSRAEELVRRVKAGEKFAAVAKSLGLESKTSDSFARNGSIPGVASGRQLASAFHMNSGETGTPLSLGNNWLVYQVVAKEEPDPANFDKDKQSLADQVLQNKRNLAFEAFKTGLQNRLKQEGKLQLMPERLKNFTGQG; via the coding sequence ATGGCTGGCATTCTGGATAATCGCAAGACCCTGGTTCGCATCTTCATCGGCATAGTGATCGGCCTGCTCGCCGTCAGCATGCTGCTCTACCTCGTGCCCCAAGGCCCCGCGACGGGCGATGCTGCGCCCGATGCCGTCGCCCGCATCGGCGATCAGACCGTTACCGTCGCCGACGTGCGCGAGCAGTTCGCCCAGATCTCCTCGCGCGGCCAGATCCCCAAACAGCTCGAAGGCCTCTATGCCCAGCAGATCATGAACCAGCTCGTTTTCCAGAAAGAGCTGGAATTCGAAGGCCGCCGTCTCGGTATCCGCGTCAGCGACGAAGAACGCGCCGACCGCATCCGCCAGTTTCTACCCACTGCCTTCAGCGGCGGCACCTTTGTCGGCATGGACCGCTACTCGGCCGAAGTGCAGAGCCGCTTCGGCATGAGCGTCCCGCAATTTGAAGAGCTTGTCCGCCAGGGTCTGCTCGAAGAAAAATTCCGCCGCCTGGTCACCGACGGCATCAGCGTCAGCCCCGCTGAAGTCCAGGAGGAGTTCCGCTACCGCAATCAGAAGATTACACTGGCCTACGCCTACATCAAGCCCGAGGATCTCGAGGCCAAGCAGGCCCCCGACGACGCCGCCATCCAGGCCGAATTCGAAAAGAACAAGGCCCAATACCAGGTTCCCGAGCGCCGCGTCGTCCGCTATGCCCTCGCTGACCTAAACCAGCTTCGCCAGAGCATCCAGGTTTCCGACGACGAACTGAAGGCCCTCTACCAGTCGCGCATCCAGCTCTACCAGGTGCCCAACCGCGTGCACGTCCAGCACATCCTCTTTCGCACCACCGGAAAAACCGATGCGGAAGTCGCGGAGATCCGCAAAAAGGCCGAAGATGTCCTCAAACTGGCCAAAAAGGGCGCCAAGTTCGAGGACTTGGCCAAAAAATATTCCGAGGACACCACCAAGGACAAGGGCGGCGACCTCGGCTGGATCGAGCAGGGCCAGACGGTGGCGGAGTTTGAAAAGGCCGCCTTCAGCCTCCCCAAGGGCGGCATCTCCGATCTGGTGCGCACCCAGTTCGGCTTTCACATCATCAAGGCCGTAGACAAAGAGACCGCGCACACCAAGTCCTTCGACGAGGTCAAGGAGTCCCTGCGCGCCCCGCTCATCCTCGAGAAGGCCGACCAGCGCGCCGCCGACCAGGCCGAACAGATTGCCGCCGTCGTCCGCAAATCCAACCGCGGCTCCCTCGATGACCTCGCTAGCCAGTTCCATCTGACTGTTGCGGAGACCCGCCCCGTGGCCGCCACCGACGTGCTCCTCGAGCTCGGCAATTCCCCGGAGATCAAGGACGCCATCTTCCGCCTGCGCCAGGGCGAACTCGCCCCACCCATCCGCATCGACCGCGGCTACGTTGTGTTGACCGTGCAGGAGATCCTGCCGGCCCATGCCGGCACCCTCCCCGAAGTCCGCGACCGCGTCCTGGCGGACCTCAAGCGCTCCATGGCCGCCACCGCCGCGCGCTCCCGCGCCGAGGAGCTCGTCCGCCGCGTCAAGGCCGGCGAGAAATTCGCCGCCGTGGCCAAATCCCTGGGCCTGGAGTCCAAGACCAGCGACTCCTTCGCCCGCAACGGCTCCATTCCCGGCGTCGCCAGCGGCCGTCAACTGGCTTCCGCCTTCCACATGAACTCCGGCGAAACCGGCACCCCGCTCAGCCTCGGCAACAACTGGCTCGTCTACCAGGTGGTGGCCAAGGAAGAGCCCGACCCCGCCAACTTCGACAAGGACAAGCAGTCGCTGGCCGATCAGGTCCTCCAGAACAAGCGCAACTTGGCCTTCGAAGCCTTCAAGACAGGCCTCCAGAACCGCCTCAAGCAGGAAGGAAAGTTGCAGCTGATGCCCGAACGCCTGAAGAATTTTACCGGCCAAGGCTAA
- a CDS encoding peroxidase, whose translation MEPMYLKDVEKALGSDFRARMIARMREAGRSVPQIFHMFAFKPGATAHLERYTQEVMRGPSPLSPGMRELISAFTSSLNHCPF comes from the coding sequence ATGGAACCGATGTACCTGAAAGACGTGGAAAAGGCGCTGGGCAGCGATTTCCGCGCCCGCATGATCGCCAGGATGCGCGAAGCCGGCCGGAGCGTTCCCCAGATTTTCCACATGTTTGCCTTCAAGCCCGGCGCTACGGCCCATCTCGAGCGCTATACCCAGGAGGTCATGCGCGGCCCCTCGCCTCTCTCGCCCGGCATGCGCGAATTGATTTCTGCTTTCACCTCCAGCCTCAACCATTGCCCGTTTTGA
- a CDS encoding rod shape-determining protein has protein sequence MNKNGYNLRSIFSLFSSDLAIDLGTANTLVFSGGKGIVVNEPSIVAINKNSGEVVAVGREAKEMLGRTPGNVVAIKPMKDGVIADFKVTEKMLTYFIQKAHNRRVLVHPRIVIGVPSEITPVEKRAVQDSAYRARASEVFLVEQAMAAAIGAGLPIEEPSGNMVVDIGGGTTDIAVISMSGIVYSRSVRVAGNEMDEAVMQYLKRKYNMLVGERTAEQIKMEIGSAYPLEKPLTMEVKGRNLIEGVPRTVTIDDSEIREALSECVSTILNAIRVALERTPPELSADISDRGIVLTGGGALLKNLDKRIREETGLPVSIADDPLASVVLGTGKMLSDFRLLRQVCID, from the coding sequence ATGAACAAGAACGGATATAATCTGAGGTCGATTTTCAGCCTGTTTTCATCCGACCTAGCGATCGACCTGGGCACGGCGAACACGCTGGTGTTTTCGGGGGGCAAGGGGATCGTGGTGAACGAGCCATCGATCGTGGCCATCAACAAGAACAGCGGCGAAGTGGTGGCCGTGGGGCGCGAGGCCAAGGAGATGCTGGGGCGGACGCCGGGCAACGTGGTGGCCATTAAGCCAATGAAGGACGGGGTCATCGCGGACTTCAAGGTCACCGAAAAGATGCTGACGTACTTCATTCAGAAGGCCCACAACCGGCGGGTGCTGGTGCATCCGCGGATCGTCATCGGCGTGCCCAGCGAGATCACGCCGGTGGAGAAGCGCGCGGTGCAGGACTCGGCCTACCGGGCGCGTGCCAGCGAAGTCTTCCTGGTGGAGCAAGCTATGGCCGCGGCCATCGGAGCGGGGCTGCCCATCGAAGAGCCCTCGGGCAACATGGTGGTGGATATCGGCGGGGGCACCACGGATATCGCCGTAATCTCCATGAGCGGGATCGTCTATTCGCGGTCGGTGCGCGTGGCCGGGAACGAGATGGACGAAGCGGTGATGCAGTACCTGAAGCGCAAGTACAACATGCTGGTGGGAGAGCGCACGGCGGAACAGATCAAGATGGAGATCGGATCGGCGTACCCGCTGGAAAAGCCGCTGACCATGGAAGTGAAAGGGCGCAACCTGATCGAAGGTGTGCCGCGCACGGTGACCATCGACGACAGCGAAATCCGCGAGGCGCTGAGTGAATGCGTGTCCACGATTCTGAATGCGATTCGCGTGGCGCTGGAGCGCACGCCGCCGGAGCTTTCGGCGGACATCAGCGACCGGGGCATAGTGCTGACCGGCGGGGGGGCGCTGCTGAAGAATCTGGACAAGCGCATCCGCGAGGAGACCGGGTTGCCGGTGTCCATCGCCGACGATCCGCTGGCGTCGGTGGTGCTGGGCACGGGAAAGATGCTGAGCGACTTCCGGCTGCTGCGGCAGGTGTGCATCGATTAA
- a CDS encoding FecR domain-containing protein produces MSTQLPSDPHQQKIPRVEVVWTAVTYKTVAVYAGLLTAVLLAGMYLLVPDWYSAAYRKLTNAMGSSEGEAAPMEKKQARFVNLDGKVQIKKVNSVEWVDADYRTTLDKGDQVKTSAEGAARIAFADGTTYTVKSDSFVTVEENSTEHDRPTSVAMRVTSGALDLATPNLAPGSLAVVSVDDAKAQARQNSRMSVKNDPTKNEHEIVVAQGSAEVQRGSEHIELAQWEKASFATGGAIQKSTVLAPPDLVEPLNLQPLIVADPKAAAVHFEWRAVPDAVSYTLRISTSTVFAKYVEKKVTGTSTEVSGLEAGEYFWNVTAMDVRKRTSEVSDTFKFSLVAQGKTQEMVLEVDGTQLHGRVVEIIGRTEPGAALIVNGQAVSMIGPDGKFRHFTEQLQPGQQTIVITGQNRRGGTAILRVPIVIPK; encoded by the coding sequence GTGAGCACACAACTACCGTCCGACCCGCACCAGCAGAAGATACCGCGCGTGGAAGTGGTGTGGACCGCGGTGACGTACAAGACCGTGGCGGTATACGCGGGATTGCTGACCGCGGTGCTGCTGGCGGGGATGTACCTGCTGGTGCCGGACTGGTACTCGGCGGCCTACCGGAAACTGACGAATGCCATGGGCAGCAGCGAGGGGGAAGCGGCGCCGATGGAGAAGAAGCAGGCGCGCTTCGTGAACCTGGACGGCAAGGTGCAGATCAAGAAAGTGAATTCGGTGGAATGGGTGGATGCGGACTACCGCACGACGCTGGACAAGGGCGACCAGGTGAAGACGTCGGCGGAAGGGGCGGCGCGCATCGCCTTTGCGGACGGCACGACCTACACGGTGAAATCGGACTCCTTCGTGACCGTGGAGGAAAACTCGACCGAGCACGACCGGCCCACGAGCGTGGCCATGCGCGTGACGTCCGGTGCGCTGGACCTGGCGACGCCGAACCTGGCGCCGGGTTCGCTGGCGGTGGTTTCGGTGGATGACGCGAAAGCGCAGGCGCGGCAGAACAGCCGCATGAGCGTAAAGAACGACCCGACGAAGAACGAGCATGAGATCGTGGTGGCGCAAGGCAGCGCGGAGGTACAGCGCGGGTCGGAGCACATTGAACTGGCGCAGTGGGAGAAGGCCAGCTTCGCGACAGGCGGAGCGATCCAGAAATCGACGGTACTGGCGCCGCCGGACCTGGTGGAACCGCTCAATCTACAGCCGCTGATCGTGGCGGACCCGAAAGCGGCGGCGGTGCATTTCGAATGGAGAGCGGTACCGGACGCGGTATCGTATACGCTGCGGATCAGCACCTCGACGGTCTTCGCGAAATACGTGGAGAAGAAGGTGACCGGGACGAGCACGGAGGTCAGCGGGCTGGAAGCCGGGGAGTACTTCTGGAACGTGACGGCGATGGACGTGAGGAAGCGCACGAGCGAGGTGAGCGATACGTTCAAGTTCTCGCTGGTGGCACAGGGCAAGACACAGGAGATGGTGCTGGAAGTAGACGGCACGCAGCTGCACGGACGCGTCGTGGAAATCATCGGGCGCACCGAGCCGGGAGCAGCTTTGATAGTAAACGGGCAGGCGGTATCGATGATCGGGCCGGACGGAAAGTTCCGGCACTTCACGGAACAGCTGCAACCGGGACAGCAGACGATTGTGATTACGGGGCAGAATCGCCGCGGAGGCACGGCGATTCTGCGGGTACCCATCGTGATACCGAAATAA
- a CDS encoding peroxidase, which yields MDAVLRDFRSSPLSEPEKALFAFVEKLNDQPHAISQQDADTLKTAGWSDEAVYDAITVCGLFNFYNRWCDGAGVHALSPEEFVESGKRLARFGYIGG from the coding sequence GTGGACGCGGTGCTTCGCGACTTCCGTTCCTCGCCTCTGTCGGAACCCGAAAAGGCTCTCTTCGCCTTTGTCGAGAAGCTCAATGACCAGCCGCACGCGATCTCCCAGCAGGACGCGGACACGCTCAAGACCGCCGGCTGGTCCGACGAAGCCGTCTACGACGCCATCACCGTCTGCGGCCTCTTCAATTTCTACAATCGCTGGTGCGATGGCGCCGGCGTCCACGCCCTCTCCCCGGAGGAATTCGTGGAATCCGGCAAGCGCCTTGCCCGCTTCGGCTACATCGGGGGATAG
- the mreD gene encoding rod shape-determining protein MreD, whose protein sequence is MNNDTFDLRLDTETHIEVHKFRAGAVVATMVAALVLQALLPVYFPKAAILDLPLLLTTYFGLSRRNPSTGLLLGMVIGLLQDSLSKSPLGLYGIAKTVIGFIASSIGGRLDTEHPASRFALTIVFFGVHQGVIVLIKRLLLAQPETWFTMRLGLAALVNGVVAVGLFFLLDRLRKPS, encoded by the coding sequence ATGAACAACGATACCTTTGACCTGCGCCTGGACACGGAAACACACATCGAGGTGCACAAGTTTCGCGCCGGGGCGGTGGTGGCGACCATGGTGGCGGCGCTGGTGCTGCAGGCGCTGCTGCCCGTCTATTTCCCCAAGGCCGCCATCCTGGACCTGCCGCTGCTGCTGACCACGTATTTCGGGCTGAGCCGGCGCAATCCCTCGACGGGGCTGCTACTGGGGATGGTGATCGGACTGTTGCAGGACAGCCTCAGCAAGTCGCCGCTGGGCCTTTACGGCATTGCGAAAACAGTGATCGGGTTCATCGCCTCGTCCATCGGAGGGCGGCTGGACACGGAACACCCGGCAAGCCGCTTCGCGCTGACCATTGTCTTCTTCGGGGTGCATCAGGGAGTGATTGTGCTGATCAAGCGCCTGCTGCTGGCGCAGCCGGAGACCTGGTTCACGATGCGGCTGGGGCTGGCGGCGCTGGTGAACGGCGTCGTGGCCGTCGGGCTGTTCTTCCTGCTGGACCGGCTACGCAAACCGTCCTGA
- the mreC gene encoding rod shape-determining protein MreC yields the protein MAAIASRHRSLVLLAIAIVAQVLLLAVQIQQAQQGRHDRLIRVWTVAVISPFERAGAWGVGKVRSTWNHYFALRYAAQENDSLRGERDTLKMQINQLQGRAAEADRLVALLKFRQEHANAPLIAARVIGTSAEAASQTIYIDRGERDGVLANMGVITPDGVVGKVLEAYRNTSQVLLLTDKDSGVGAMLADSRLQSPVVGMGEPLLQMKYVSEDDAVNPGERVVTSGMDRIFPKDLPVGTVVDVKPGMPFKLVRVRPAAGLQRLEEVLVLQTLQPLDLRKEAEPEAAAPAKSRAGSAPAAAKP from the coding sequence ATGGCCGCTATTGCTTCGCGTCACCGATCGCTGGTCCTGCTCGCGATTGCCATCGTCGCGCAGGTGCTGCTGCTTGCCGTGCAGATTCAGCAGGCCCAGCAGGGCCGGCATGACCGGCTGATCCGCGTGTGGACGGTGGCGGTGATCTCGCCGTTTGAGCGCGCCGGGGCCTGGGGGGTGGGCAAAGTCCGCAGCACCTGGAACCATTACTTCGCGCTGCGCTACGCGGCGCAGGAAAACGACAGCCTGCGGGGTGAGCGCGACACCCTGAAGATGCAGATCAACCAGCTGCAGGGCCGGGCCGCGGAAGCCGACCGCCTGGTCGCGCTGCTGAAGTTCCGCCAGGAGCACGCCAACGCTCCGCTGATTGCCGCGCGGGTCATCGGCACCAGCGCAGAGGCTGCCAGCCAGACCATCTACATTGACCGCGGGGAACGCGACGGAGTCCTCGCCAACATGGGTGTGATCACGCCGGACGGGGTGGTGGGCAAGGTGCTTGAGGCCTACCGCAACACCTCGCAGGTGCTGCTGCTCACGGACAAGGATAGCGGGGTTGGAGCCATGCTCGCGGATTCGCGGCTGCAGAGCCCGGTAGTGGGGATGGGCGAACCACTGCTGCAGATGAAGTACGTGAGCGAGGATGATGCGGTGAATCCCGGGGAGCGCGTGGTAACCAGCGGGATGGACCGGATATTCCCGAAGGATCTGCCGGTGGGCACGGTGGTGGACGTGAAGCCCGGCATGCCTTTCAAGTTGGTGCGCGTGCGGCCGGCGGCGGGGCTGCAACGGCTCGAAGAGGTGCTGGTGCTGCAGACGCTGCAGCCGCTGGACTTGAGGAAAGAAGCGGAGCCGGAGGCCGCAGCCCCGGCTAAGAGCCGGGCGGGGTCAGCGCCGGCAGCGGCCAAGCCATGA
- a CDS encoding acyl-CoA desaturase codes for MASRALSIPLPNGSRISVLHTLPFALIHLAALSVFWVKFHWSYLIVCLALYWVRMFFVTAGYHRYFSHRSFKTSRAFQFVIAWMAMSSSQKGILWWAAHHRHHHRHSDTDEDLHSPTLFGFFWSHVGWFISDKYNGTRIEYIGDFAKFPELRWLNKYHLVPPVVLAVVLALIGGWGLFLWGFCLSTVLLWHGTFTINSLSHLFGSRRYVTSDTSKNNFVLALVTLGEGWHNNHHHYMAAARQGFFWWEVDITYYVLKVMSWVRIVRDLRPVPPHLLSEEHASA; via the coding sequence ATGGCTTCACGGGCTCTATCTATACCTCTGCCGAATGGCTCGCGCATTTCGGTTTTGCATACCCTCCCGTTTGCGCTGATTCACTTGGCCGCGCTCTCGGTCTTCTGGGTCAAATTTCACTGGTCGTATCTGATCGTCTGCCTGGCCCTTTACTGGGTGCGCATGTTCTTCGTCACCGCGGGCTACCACCGCTACTTCTCGCACCGCTCCTTTAAGACCAGCCGCGCGTTTCAGTTCGTCATCGCCTGGATGGCCATGTCCTCCAGTCAGAAGGGTATCCTCTGGTGGGCCGCCCATCACCGCCATCATCACCGCCATTCGGATACCGACGAGGATCTCCACTCCCCCACGCTCTTCGGCTTCTTCTGGTCCCACGTCGGCTGGTTCATCTCCGACAAGTACAACGGCACGCGCATCGAATACATCGGCGACTTCGCCAAATTTCCCGAGCTGCGCTGGCTCAACAAATATCATCTCGTGCCTCCCGTGGTTCTCGCCGTGGTGCTCGCGCTCATCGGCGGCTGGGGGCTCTTCCTCTGGGGCTTCTGCCTGAGCACCGTGCTCCTTTGGCACGGCACGTTCACCATCAATTCGCTCTCACACCTCTTCGGCTCGCGCCGCTACGTCACCTCGGACACCAGCAAGAACAATTTCGTGTTGGCCCTGGTCACCCTCGGCGAAGGCTGGCACAACAACCATCACCACTACATGGCCGCCGCCCGCCAGGGCTTCTTCTGGTGGGAAGTGGACATCACCTACTACGTGCTGAAGGTGATGTCTTGGGTCCGCATCGTCCGCGACCTCCGCCCCGTGCCCCCGCACCTGCTCTCCGAAGAACACGCCTCCGCCTAG